The following proteins come from a genomic window of Aphelocoma coerulescens isolate FSJ_1873_10779 chromosome 29, UR_Acoe_1.0, whole genome shotgun sequence:
- the BCDIN3D gene encoding RNA 5'-monophosphate methyltransferase — translation MAAPMSRGSRGPEPGAAPYGNFPNYSRFHPPEGRVSLLPQGLLRSLFPAATRPLLGLDVGCNSGELSVALYQHLVGLQESDSSGKELNLLCCDIDPELIRRAQQSSPFPASIISFASLDIMDSGAREAFLSSYLERFGRSSFDIGFCMSVTMWIHLNHGDRGLLEFLALLASLCTFLLVEPQPWKCYRAAARRLRRLGRADFEHFRSLRINGDMAESVTRILTQECAMELVCSFGSTSWDRSLLLFRSTSAHPEGSDPAGASHIPGMLGKEAELGIPESPLGPDLEFPWESEARSVCD, via the exons ATGGCGGCGCCCATGAGCAGGGGGAGCCGCGGCCCCGAGCCCGGCGCGGCTCCCTACGGGAACTTCCCGAATTATTCCCGGTTCCACCCGCCCGAGGGCCGCGTCAGCCTCCTGCCCCAAGGGCTCCTGCGCAGCCTCTTCCCCGCGGCCACCCGCCCGCTGCTCGGGCTCGACGTGGGCTGCAACTCCGGG GAGCTCAGTGTGGCTCTGTACCAGCACCTCgtggggctccaggagagcgaTTCCAGCGGGAAGGAGCTGAacctgctgtgctgtgacatCGACCCCGAGCTGATCCGGAGggcccagcagagcagcccctTCCCCGCATCCATCATCTCCTTTGCCAGCCTGGACATCATGGACTCCGGGGCCAGGGAAGCCTTCCTGAGCTCCTACCTGGAGCGCTTCGGCCGCTCCTCCTTCGACATCGGCTTCTGCATGTCCGTGACCATGTGGATCCACCTGAACCACGGGGACAGGGGCCTGCTGGAATTCCTGGCCCTCCTGGCCTCCCTGTGCACCTTCCTGCTGGTGGAGCCGCAGCCCTGGAAGTGCTACCGGGCGGCCGCGCGCCGGCTCCggaggctgggccgggccgacTTCGAGCACTTCCGATCCCTGCGGATCAACGGGGACATGGCCGAGAGCGTCACCCGCATCCTGACGCAGGAATGCGCCATGGAGCTCGTCTGCTCCTTCGGCAGcaccagctgggacaggagcctCCTGCTCTTCAGATCCACCAGCGCCCACCCCGAGGGCTCCGACCCAGCAGGGGCCTCGCACATCCCTGGGATGCTGGGCAAGGAGGCGGAGCTGGGAATTCCTGAATCCCCGCTGGGACCGGACCTTGAGTTCCCTTGGGAATCTGAGGCAAGGAGTGTCTGTGACTGA